One segment of Theobroma cacao cultivar B97-61/B2 chromosome 9, Criollo_cocoa_genome_V2, whole genome shotgun sequence DNA contains the following:
- the LOC18588155 gene encoding ylmG homolog protein 2, chloroplastic has product MLSSSSSSSSSSKEMAVTEPAQESLKSKSPTSVPKSLLLSSAFIQTPFAPPYLRPSKPNLAPVVPQNIIRDLHDSVVSTADKFFNFLKQNPAFKNLLSLSSDFQSFCNEVTTYRINSRKVNNYSPLSNHNFAAVLPGDSVAGIVVANGILNFLNIYNTLLIVRLVLTWFPNSPPAIVSPLSTICDPYLNIFRGIIPPLGGTLDLSPILAFLVLNAFSSTAAALPAELPVAGQPPKSASSPSLFTDLTSSQKKWMRRLNGNRSKSSNGTS; this is encoded by the exons ATGTtatcttcttcctcttcttcttcttcttcaagcAAAGAAATGGCCGTTACTGAGCCTGCCCAAGAGAGcctaaaatcaaaatccccAACTTCAGTTCCCAAATCTTTATTACTTTCTTCAGCATTTATTCAAACGCCATTCGCGCCTCCATATTTGAGGCCATCGAAGCCCAATCTCGCTCCCGTTGTTCCTCAAAATATAATTCGTGATCTTCACGATTCAGTTGTTTCAACCGCCGATAAGTTCTTCAATTTCCTTAAACAAAATCCAGCTTTCAAAAATCTACTCTCCTTATCCTCCGACTTCCAAAGCTTCTGCAATGAG GTAACTACTTACAGAATCAATTCCAGGAAGGTTAATAATTATTCTCCGCTGTCAAATCACAATTTTGCAGCGGTTTTACCTGGTGATTCAGTGGCAGGGATCGTCGTGGCCAATGGAATCCTTAATTTCTTAAACATTTACAACACGCTGTTAATTGTAAGGCTGGTTTTGACTTGGTTCCCTAACTCTCCTCCAGCCATTGTTAGCCCCCTCAG CACTATATGTGATCCGTACCTCAACATATTCCGCGGGATAATTCCACCGCTGGGAGGAACATTGGATCTCTCTCCAATACTTGCATTTCTGGTTCTAAACGCATTTAGTAGCACCGCCGCCGCACTTCCGGCGGAGCTTCCCGTGGCTGGACAACCTCCGAAAAGCGCTTCATCTCCTTCTTTGTTCACTGATTTAACCTCATCGCAGAAGAAGTGGATGAGACGGCTCAATGGCAACCGGTCCAAGAGCTCCAATGGCACC